Proteins from a single region of Nakamurella deserti:
- a CDS encoding isochorismate synthase, with protein MSASPLSPPSAPRRVAPDRPVVASRFLDTLPSDPLAALPEPTGTMSFVSGGDGLVGWGEYARIGVSGPDAADRIAQWWAGLCDGFEVDDAVGLSGSGPVVFVSLAFSPGDESVAVVPRTVVGSRDGRRFCTTVGGTEALLTPSTPVRAPGRISYHDGSQPVTEFVAAVGAAVGRIRAGGLRKVVLAHDLIACTEFPLDERHLLTRLAAAYPTCWTFAVDGLIGASPEMLLRRHGRKVSSRVLAGTAWPEHAGEHTAGTVATHLLGSGKDLAEHSYAVDSVAEVLRQVAPDVRVPRAPRALPLANLTHLVTDITARLPSERRRTPASPSSALALAARLHPTAAVGGTPRSAALELIHTLEPGSRGRYAAPVGWLDAHGDGEFAIALRCAQIQGDQVRLIAGCGIVADSDPQTEAREAQVKMIPVRDALEG; from the coding sequence GTGTCCGCCTCACCGCTGTCTCCGCCGTCGGCCCCCCGCCGGGTCGCGCCGGACCGTCCGGTGGTGGCGAGCCGCTTCCTGGACACCCTGCCGTCCGATCCGCTCGCGGCGCTGCCGGAGCCGACCGGGACCATGTCGTTCGTGTCCGGCGGTGACGGTCTGGTCGGCTGGGGCGAGTACGCCCGGATCGGCGTCAGCGGCCCGGACGCCGCCGACCGCATCGCGCAGTGGTGGGCCGGCCTGTGTGACGGCTTCGAGGTCGACGACGCGGTGGGCCTGTCCGGTTCCGGGCCGGTGGTGTTCGTGTCGTTGGCCTTCTCCCCCGGTGACGAGTCGGTCGCCGTGGTGCCGCGCACCGTCGTGGGCAGCCGCGACGGCCGCCGCTTCTGCACCACCGTCGGCGGCACCGAGGCGCTGCTGACCCCGTCGACCCCGGTGCGGGCGCCGGGCCGGATCAGCTACCACGACGGCAGCCAGCCGGTCACCGAGTTCGTCGCCGCGGTGGGCGCCGCGGTCGGGCGGATCCGTGCCGGCGGGCTGCGCAAGGTGGTGCTCGCGCACGACCTGATCGCCTGCACCGAGTTCCCGCTGGACGAGCGGCACCTGCTGACCCGGCTGGCCGCGGCCTACCCGACGTGCTGGACGTTCGCCGTGGACGGGCTGATCGGGGCGTCGCCGGAGATGCTGCTCCGCCGCCACGGGCGCAAGGTCAGCTCGCGGGTGCTGGCCGGCACCGCGTGGCCCGAGCACGCCGGCGAGCACACCGCCGGCACCGTCGCCACCCACCTGCTCGGCTCCGGGAAGGACCTCGCCGAGCACTCCTACGCCGTCGATTCGGTGGCCGAGGTGTTGCGGCAGGTGGCGCCGGACGTGCGGGTGCCGCGCGCTCCGCGGGCGTTGCCGCTGGCCAACCTGACCCACCTCGTCACCGACATCACCGCACGGCTGCCGTCGGAGCGGCGGCGCACCCCCGCGTCCCCGTCGAGCGCGCTGGCCCTCGCCGCCCGCCTGCACCCGACGGCCGCGGTCGGCGGCACCCCCCGCAGCGCCGCCCTGGAGCTCATCCACACGCTGGAACCCGGCAGCCGGGGCCGCTACGCCGCCCCCGTGGGCTGGCTCGACGCCCACGGTGACGGCGAGTTCGCGATCGCCCTGCGGTGCGCGCAGATCCAGGGCGACCAGGTCCGGCTGATCGCCGGCTGCGGCATCGTGGCCGACTCCGATCCGCAGACCGAGGCCCGCGAGGCGCAGGTCAAGATGATCCCCGTCCGGGACGCCCTGGAGGGCTGA